A part of Astyanax mexicanus isolate ESR-SI-001 chromosome 2, AstMex3_surface, whole genome shotgun sequence genomic DNA contains:
- the rag2 gene encoding V(D)J recombination-activating protein 2, translated as MSLQHLTAINCAGILQPGCSLLYLEDEVYLIGQKGWPKRSCPTGIFGVRIKRDELKLRAISFSNTSCYLPPLRYPAIARLKPHDGSPESYLIHGGRTPNNELSSSLYMLSVDSRGCNRKVTLRCLEKELVGEPPGPRYGHTISVVHSRGKTACVLFGGRSYMPPTERTTENWNCVVDCPPQVYLIDLEFGCCSAHTLPELTDGQSFHLALAREDCVYFLGGHILSTDCRPPRLFRLRVELLLGSPLLSCEVFNEGLSITSAIATSVGSAHEYIILGGYQSESEKRMQCTYVALDDVGIRMEPRDPPPWGSEISQSRTWFGGSLEKGNALIIIPSEGNPAPPDAHYCYQVSFRHEEDAEDPTQTCSQESTDFEDSAPLEDSEELYFGRDPNEMEFSSDGEGDAYNEDDEEDESQTGYWIKCCLSCQIDINTWEPFYSTELTRPAMIFCSRGEGGHWVHAQCMELPENLLLRLSQDNSKYYCLDHGGPAKQEMTPPRQIMPLKKVPMKITHRKAPITLKMTPAKKSFLRRLFD; from the coding sequence ATGTCCTTGCAACATCTGACTGCAATAAACTGCGCTGGCATTCTTCAACCAGGTTGCTCATTGTTGTACTTGGAAGATGAAGTTTACCTCATCGGTCAGAAAGGCTGGCCCAAACGCTCCTGTCCAACTGGCATCTTTGGTGTACGAATCAAGCGTGATGAGCTCAAACTGCGTGCCATCTCATTCTCCAACACTTCCTGCTACCTCCCACCTCTGCGGTATCCGGCAATCGCTCGCCTAAAACCTCACGATGGGAGCCCTGAGAGTTACCTCATTCATGGTGGTAGAACACCCAATAACGAATTGTCCTCGAGCCTTTACATGCTTAGTGTCGACAGTCGTGGATGCAATCGGAAGGTCACGCTGAGATGTCTGGAGAAAGAGCTGGTGGGGGAGCCTCCAGGTCCTCGGTATGGTCACACCATTAGTGTAGTCCACAGCAGGGGGAAGACCGCCTGTGTGCTTTTTGGAGGCAGGTCCTACATGCCACCTACTGAGAGAACCACAGAGAACTGGAATTGTGTGGTGGACTGTCCGCCCCAGGTGTATCTCATTGACCTAGAGTTTGGCTGCTGCTCAGCGCATACCCTCCCTGAGCTAACAGACGGTCAGTCGTTCCACTTGGCACTGGCTCGAGAGGACTGTGTGTACTTCCTGGGGGGCCACATTCTCTCCACCGACTGCCGACCACCTCGACTGTTCAGGCTGCGTGTCGAGCTTCTTCTAGGCAGTCCATTGCTCTCCTGTGAGGTCTTTAATGAGGGTCTATCCATCACAAGTGCCATTGCAACTTCTGTAGGCTCTGCTCATGAGTACATAATCCTTGGTGGCTACCAGTCAGAGTCCGAGAAGCGGATGCAGTGCACGTACGTTGCCTTAGACGATGTTGGCATACGCATGGAACCTCGAGATCCACCGCCATGGGGCAGTGAGATCAGCCAGAGCCGCACTTGGTTTGGTGGAAGCTTGGAAAAGGGTAATGCTTTGATCATTATTCCATCAGAGGGAAATCCAGCACCTCCAGATGCGCACTACTGCTACCAGGTCAGCTTCCGACATGAGGAAGATGCTGAAGATCCAACGCAGACCTGCAGCCAAGAGTCCACAGACTTTGAGGATTCAGCTCCTCTAGAAGATTCAGAAGAACTCTACTTTGGGCGTGATCCCAATGAGATGGAGTTCAGCAGCGATGGGGAAGGAGACGCCTACAACGAGGATGACGAGGAGGACGAATCTCAGACTGGTTACTGGATCAAGTGCTGTCTCTCCTGCCAGATAGACATCAACACCTGGGAACCCTTCTACTCCACTGAGCTCACCCGACCGGCCATGATCTTCTGTTCCAGAGGGGAAGGTGGACACTGGGTCCATGCCCAGTGCATGGAGCTCCCTGAGAACCTACTTCTCCGCCTCTCTCAGGACAACAGCAAGTACTACTGCCTGGACCATGGAGGTCCTGCCAAACAAGAGATGACCCCACCACGCCAGATCATGCCTCTGAAGAAGGTTCCAATGAAGATAACGCACCGCAAAGCCCCGATCACACTGAAGATGACTCCAGCCAAGAAGAGCTTTCTTAGGAGACTGTTTGACTAA